A window of Planctomycetota bacterium contains these coding sequences:
- a CDS encoding response regulator yields MMTSELGIWIVDDNLAVRSSLGMNLRIDGYEVREFDSGEAMLRAFDPDAIGCVILDLCMPGMSGLDVLRHERRIAACVPVIMLTGYGDVASAVQAVKAGAVDMLEKPVDLEDLRRHVTKAVSNANSRRQLLNDAAEIRRRIDSLTARERELLDEVVMGKSNKQIAYGWSISLRTIENHRARMMRKMQARNAADLVRMASLVGLTEPSVLSMADQMI; encoded by the coding sequence ATGATGACATCGGAACTGGGTATCTGGATCGTGGACGACAACTTGGCGGTACGCTCCTCTTTGGGCATGAACTTGCGGATAGACGGCTACGAAGTCCGCGAATTCGACAGCGGCGAAGCGATGCTTCGGGCTTTCGATCCGGATGCGATCGGCTGCGTGATTCTCGATCTTTGCATGCCGGGCATGAGCGGGCTGGATGTGCTGCGCCATGAGCGGCGGATCGCCGCCTGCGTGCCCGTGATCATGCTGACGGGTTACGGCGACGTCGCCTCCGCCGTCCAAGCCGTCAAAGCCGGGGCGGTGGACATGCTCGAAAAGCCCGTCGATCTTGAGGATCTTCGCCGGCACGTCACGAAGGCGGTCAGCAACGCCAACAGCCGGCGCCAACTGTTGAACGACGCGGCCGAAATACGCCGCCGCATCGACTCACTGACCGCACGCGAACGCGAACTTCTCGATGAAGTCGTGATGGGCAAGTCCAACAAGCAGATTGCTTATGGATGGTCGATTTCATTGCGGACGATCGAGAATCACCGTGCCCGGATGATGCGTAAGATGCAGGCGCGTAATGCGGCGGACCTGGTGCGCATGGCAAGTCTCGTGGGCCTGACGGAGCCGAGCGTGTTGAGCATGGCGGATCAGATGATCTGA